A single region of the Hippoglossus hippoglossus isolate fHipHip1 chromosome 17, fHipHip1.pri, whole genome shotgun sequence genome encodes:
- the espnlb gene encoding espin-like protein yields the protein MENSKPVKEVLPLPRHPASPLAPSSKGTTTGSIQHVQLASSVVTSFNHLKPPERDLTLMSHMKSIKSLKHAGFTAVFTGQMRLDSEEVLEAVPIVDVILADIDSLVPTYDEAGRPIAEWKRQVMVRQLQVRLQDDEEQRRQDTTNGYTTEDGWKYSEAHNAVLGPFGELLTEDDLVYLQQQIETVSLQKHCRAYELELTRLTEELRAILPDPIVNISLNTEVLQQVDAESKIHLTLPVWCSRVSEIVKSMSLLVANLSQTTEYSGERRIMEGMMEGLQGVKDGSGIDVGQGFLQQGQEMVPAHVETSGGRRIPHIGMASAFSHRLEANSYSRARRERVEMEIQQSGVSVRNLRSNFEGQIGGIYPFAGVVSGCHGVKNQAAVGATGGNDADGRTGISGDLNYRDAPKKVVPVMETSSLRKERIVVLFLSHWKKSAYAISVRAARRRHEQEAESGRVTAAPPQKKITSMFQFCQQRGAVDKILKTWRSNFELKEGPKSCSSSSRVTYSPEQFLPDVDGVAVSHDSLTLDLFMLGYFHILEQELFPEERKMRHLLCFEVFDHVGGFPWEKVRDFHKAVLQEIQAGRRQWSDGFEDIKVRYFGESRTCYRASSPPSSSSLLPDCRLVPKVIVQTASPDECSSDTHASCFNNEDICKYIDRSFAFWKEKEAELFDFEHRS from the exons ATGGAGAACAGCAAG CCAGTGAAAGAGGTGCTGCCCCTCCCTCGTCACCCTGCCTCCCCCCTTGCTCCCTCTTCTAAAGGCACCACCACCGGCTCCATCCAGCATGTACAGCTGGCCTCCTCAG TGGTGACGTCGTTCAACCACCTGAAGCCTCCAGAGAGGGATCTGACCCTCATGTCTCATATGAAGTCTATAAAGTCTCTGAAGCACGCTGGCTTCACGGCTGTCTTCACTGGACAAATG AGGCTTGACAGTGAGGAGGTTTTAGAGGCGGTGCCAATCGTTGATGTGATCCTGGCCGACATTGACTCTCTGGTGCCCACGTACGATGAAGCCGGCCGCCCCATAGCAGAGTGGAAACGACAGGTGATGGTGCGGCAGCTGCAGGTCAGGCTGCAGGACGATGAGGAACAAAGGAGACAG GACACGACTAATGGCTACACAACAGAGGACGGCTGGAAGTATTCCGAGGCCCACAACGCAGTCCTGGGGCCTTTCGGGGAGCTGCTGACTGAGGACGACCTGGtgtacctgcagcagcagatcgAGACTGTGTCCCTGCAGAAACACTGCCGGGCCTACGAGCTGGAGCTGACCCGGCTGACCGAGGAGCTGAGGGCCATTTTACCCGACCCCATTGTCAACATCTCCCTTAACACTGAGGTCCTACAACAGGTGGACGCAGAGAGCAAAATACACCTGACCTTGCCTGTGTGGTGCAGTCGTGTCTCCGAGATTGTTAAGAGCATGTCTCTGCTGGTGGCCAACCTGAGCCAAACCACAGAATATAGTGGTGAGAGGAGAATAATGGAAGGGATGATGGAAGGGCTGCAGGGCGTAAAAGATGGTTCAGGGATCGATGTGGGACAGGGATTCCTACAACAAGGCCAAGAGATGGTGCCAGCACACGTGGAGACCTCTGGTGGACGCAGGATACCTCATATAGGTATGGCGTCTGCTTTTAGCCATCGTTTAGAGGCCAACAGCTACAGCAGAGCgcggagagagagggtggagatGGAGATCCAACAGTCTGGGGTGTCGGTAAGAAACCTCAGATCCAACTTCGAAGGTCAGATTGGTGGCATTTATCCCTTCGCTGGCGTTGTGAGTGGATGCCACGGCGTGAAGAACCAGGCAGCGGTTGGGGCCACAGGAGGAAACGACGCCGATGGCAGAACGGGAATCAGCGGTGATTTAAATTATCGCGATGCTCCTAAAAAAGTCGTACCTGTGATGGAGACTAGCAGCTTGAGGAAAGAGCGCATAGTGGTGCTGTTCCTGAGCCACTGGAAAAAATCTGCATACGCTATTTCAGTGAGGGCAGCGAGGCGGAGACACGAGCAGGAGGCGGAATCAGGGCGAGTGACAGCAGCGCCGCCCCAAAAGAAAATCACCTCCATGTTTCAGTTCTGCCAGCAACGAGGCGCGGTAGACAAGATTCTGAAAACCTGGAGGAGTAATTTCGAACTCAAGGAGGGGCCGAAGTCCTGTTCGTCCTCCTCTCGAGTAACCTACTCCCCAGAACAATTCCTACCCGATGTGGACGGGGTTGCGGTGAGCCACGACAGCTTGACCCTTGACCTCTTCATGCTGGGATACTTCCACATCTTAGAGCAAGAACTGTTCCccgaggagaggaagatgaggcaTCTCCTCTGCTTCGAGGTCTTCGACCACGTCGGCGGTTTCCCCTGGGAGAAGGTGCGGGACTTCCACAAGGCAGTGTTACAGGAAATCCAGGCCGGGAGGCGACAGTGGAGCGACGGCTTCGAGGACATCAAAGTTCGCTACTTCGGGGAATCGAGAACTTGTTACCgtgcatcatcaccaccatcgtCATCATCATTGTTGCCAGATTGCAGACTAGTACCCAAAGTAATAGTTCAAACTGCTTCTCCAGACGAGTGCAGCAGCGACACACACGCTTCTTGTTTCAACAATGAAGACATTTGTAAATACATCGACCGCAGCTTTGCTTTctggaaggagaaggaggccGAGCTGTTTGATTTTGAACATCGGTCTTGA